In Miniphocaeibacter halophilus, the following proteins share a genomic window:
- a CDS encoding helix-turn-helix domain-containing protein: MLAKRKMSVTELSERVGITMANISILKNGKAKAFRFETMDKICKALDCQPGDILEYIPDEEE; this comes from the coding sequence ATGTTGGCAAAGAGAAAGATGTCTGTAACGGAACTTTCTGAAAGGGTAGGAATTACTATGGCAAATATATCCATTTTAAAAAATGGCAAGGCAAAGGCCTTTCGTTTTGAAACTATGGATAAAATTTGTAAAGCCTTAGACTGTCAGCCGGGAGATATTTTAGAATATATTCCCGATGAAGAAGAATAG
- a CDS encoding DUF2975 domain-containing protein yields the protein MKLKKLTNILQVVSVILCLAIIYILFNFAPRISVQIVADYKQFQQFIYPWLIMFWVEGLPIVLCGLICIKLYENIGNNEIFTRENLRLIRLIDKIVFILVLIVLLANILSIYFYLVYNIGFIILHLAYLLILLIVHLVLKIVIEIMENGVELKEDQDLTV from the coding sequence ATGAAACTTAAAAAACTTACAAATATATTACAGGTTGTTTCAGTTATTCTATGTTTGGCTATAATATATATTCTTTTTAACTTTGCACCTAGAATTTCCGTTCAAATAGTTGCTGATTATAAACAATTTCAACAATTTATTTATCCTTGGCTTATAATGTTTTGGGTTGAAGGATTGCCAATTGTTCTATGTGGATTAATTTGTATTAAGTTATATGAAAATATTGGAAATAACGAGATTTTTACAAGGGAAAATCTTAGATTAATAAGACTAATAGATAAAATAGTTTTTATTTTAGTTTTAATAGTTCTACTTGCCAATATTTTGTCCATATATTTCTACCTAGTCTACAACATAGGTTTTATAATTTTACACCTTGCCTATTTACTAATACTTCTTATTGTTCACCTGGTGCTAAAAATAGTAATTGAAATAATGGAAAATGGCGTGGAATTAAAAGAAGACCAGGATTTAACGGTATAG
- a CDS encoding DUF4153 domain-containing protein — MTIKDILRNSLDNFKLIFKRFPLSIISSILLSSVYAIGTIKSGGGIMASRSSMSLLLERVLFIAVFMFIFIALLNSFLESIFKKSYYKFITNIVGIAFIIGLFFITRRQGHVYGTKIYLIHSGIVIFFILSSLYIEILNNPKSLDVYLYGIIRSFCISMYCSIIILIGTILIAYIIISLFFEPTWAPYDIACFVIMNTVNLFIFLSFFPKAKKYEEYNIPNYIELIVGVIVPIIITIFGIILYFRSIIDLIQKKISMETTNYFIIFYCILAILNLMMFRLKKSNREINLYSKILPITMIPLVGLLLFSMWTKIKDFGVIENRYFLIIIGIWILFSAIYFIFNKYKNNIPIIIMASILVLISSIGPASAYNISLNSQEKRLEHYLSKNNMIKDGKIISNNITSMEYIREIRNILFYFYGIDNWFNKDIKDIDLIYNTDKKFYENTLKYFGFDIFYYDPDLTVEENHAQRYIEFGDEYFKIENIEEFKNSIEISIPGDSVDGYYIDVENNNLFVEKNGDKKYISFEDIEKKLLERNNDYTIDFDLIIDGKDIKVAIRSLYVQFGNTRLDAKIKIFEK, encoded by the coding sequence ATGACTATTAAAGATATTTTGAGAAACAGTTTAGATAATTTTAAGTTAATCTTTAAAAGATTTCCCTTGTCAATAATTTCTTCAATACTTTTAAGTTCTGTTTATGCTATTGGCACAATTAAAAGTGGTGGAGGAATTATGGCAAGTAGAAGCAGTATGTCACTTTTATTGGAGCGGGTACTTTTTATAGCTGTATTTATGTTTATATTTATAGCTTTATTAAATAGTTTTTTGGAGTCTATATTTAAAAAGTCCTATTATAAATTTATAACTAATATAGTTGGTATTGCTTTTATTATAGGGTTATTTTTTATAACAAGGAGACAGGGGCATGTATATGGAACTAAAATTTATTTGATACATTCGGGTATTGTAATATTTTTTATACTAAGTTCCTTATATATTGAAATTTTAAATAACCCAAAAAGTTTAGATGTATATTTATATGGAATTATTAGGTCTTTTTGTATTTCAATGTATTGTTCTATTATAATCTTAATAGGAACAATATTAATAGCATACATTATAATTTCATTATTTTTCGAACCTACTTGGGCACCTTATGATATAGCATGTTTTGTAATAATGAATACAGTAAATTTATTTATATTTTTAAGTTTTTTTCCCAAGGCAAAAAAATATGAAGAATATAATATTCCAAACTATATAGAATTAATTGTAGGAGTTATAGTTCCAATTATTATTACAATCTTTGGAATTATACTGTATTTTAGGTCTATAATAGACTTAATACAGAAAAAAATTTCCATGGAGACGACTAATTATTTTATAATATTTTATTGCATTCTAGCAATATTAAATTTAATGATGTTTAGACTTAAAAAAAGTAATAGGGAAATTAACCTTTATTCTAAAATTCTACCAATAACTATGATTCCTTTAGTTGGATTATTGCTTTTTTCAATGTGGACAAAAATTAAAGATTTTGGAGTAATTGAAAATAGATATTTTCTTATTATAATAGGAATCTGGATTTTATTTTCTGCAATATATTTTATTTTTAATAAATATAAAAACAATATCCCAATAATAATAATGGCGTCTATTTTAGTATTAATAAGTTCTATTGGACCAGCTTCAGCCTATAATATTTCTTTAAACAGTCAGGAAAAAAGACTTGAGCATTACTTAAGTAAAAACAATATGATTAAAGATGGAAAAATTATATCTAATAATATTACCTCTATGGAATATATAAGAGAAATAAGAAATATTTTGTTTTATTTTTATGGTATTGATAATTGGTTTAATAAAGATATTAAGGATATAGATTTAATTTATAATACTGATAAAAAATTTTACGAAAATACTTTAAAATATTTTGGATTTGATATATTTTATTATGACCCTGATTTAACAGTAGAGGAAAATCATGCTCAAAGATACATAGAATTTGGTGATGAATATTTTAAAATAGAAAATATTGAAGAATTTAAAAACTCAATAGAAATAAGTATTCCAGGAGATAGTGTTGATGGTTATTATATAGATGTTGAAAACAATAATTTGTTTGTAGAAAAAAATGGAGATAAAAAATATATTAGTTTTGAGGATATTGAAAAGAAGTTACTGGAAAGAAATAATGATTATACCATTGATTTTGACTTAATTATAGATGGAAAAGATATTAAAGTAGCTATAAGATCCTTGTATGTACAATTTGGTAACACAAGACTTGATGCTAAAATAAAAATATTTGAAAAATAG
- a CDS encoding DUF3139 domain-containing protein — protein sequence MKKEVKYKKTKIFFVILLVYLVLLIIEKPIYEHLANNAIDRYIETQGLKNEEVLSDTGLSDDHLFAYVNVCRRTIIFKNNPKEEYEYSILGRRFKYLPFILIPFQNTIRLLNSNIYEEVMFSVINLETLELEIDENQISEGDLDKNGKLLREIPWKD from the coding sequence ATGAAAAAGGAAGTTAAATATAAAAAGACAAAAATATTTTTTGTGATTTTATTAGTTTATCTTGTATTACTTATTATAGAAAAACCTATATATGAGCATCTAGCAAATAATGCTATAGACAGGTATATAGAAACGCAAGGATTAAAAAATGAAGAGGTTTTAAGTGATACAGGGTTAAGTGATGACCACCTATTCGCCTATGTTAATGTATGTAGGAGGACTATAATTTTTAAAAATAATCCTAAGGAAGAGTATGAATATTCAATTTTAGGTAGAAGATTTAAGTATCTTCCTTTTATATTAATACCATTTCAGAACACTATACGCTTATTAAATTCAAATATTTATGAAGAAGTTATGTTTTCCGTAATAAATTTGGAAACCTTAGAATTGGAAATAGATGAAAATCAAATATCTGAGGGAGATTTGGACAAAAATGGGAAATTATTAAGAGAAATACCTTGGAAAGATTAA